The sequence agaatacagaaatatgtatgtaaattgtaaaaatataaaaagtttaaaaaaacttcaaTTAATTTCGGGTTCGTTTTGAGGTTCGTGTTACCAATTGTTTCGGTTTTTTGTCGCTAAGTAACGTGCCAATTCAAGCGTGCTCGCTCGTGTGTACACAAAAAGATATTCAATTCAATTGCGGaaatattacaaatacaaataaacaataaGGACGTCTCTATCTAAGAGTACAGAAGTAACGAGTGacgtaaaaaaaacaatatttgcttATGACCACTTCATTTAACTCTCCGTTAGACACCTTTtataaaaccttcggttgggcacccgggtctgcccttttttcgtcctgtgcGAGCATCCTTTTTAAACTGttgtatccataaatcgatagtaaattaaattttaagaaggCTACCCGGAAGCTttagtcgttagctataatagaaatatgttaaattcaattcagaaatatgttaaaaatgaaaaagccaACTACTCCACAGTGAAAACATGGACCTGGATACTCAACGGAGGGTTAATCTTTTCTCATACTCTAAATTTTGCCTATATGGCAGTTGTCTTTTGCTGCTACTGTACTAGCATCTCTTGTTGGACTCCCTACGCCCTCTAATCATCACTGATTCGTCGTCGCCTTCTTGTATAACTCATTGTGCCCTCCTCGTTCTCAATCTCTGCTGGTCGTTTTTTAACTTCATCTTCTTCTGTTATTTCGGTTTCTTTATCGGTAACATCATCTTCCTCTACTGCGGTCACTGTCTCCTCATCCCCTGACACTTCGACATTGTTGTTGCCTTCCAaatcttcagtattttctgcgGTAACCGAAATATTGGCCACATTATCCTCAGCCTGATCCTCATGTTCTTCATTGTTCTCTTCTGCTTCTGCTTCCGCTTCCGCTTCAGCTTCTGCTTCGGAGACCTCCGCACCCGAACTGGGTTCGTTCTCTTGGTCATGCTCGCGCGCTAAACGCTCTACAAATAGCCGGTTTATTATAACCTTCCGGATGTATTGCGCTGGAACATCGATTAGAAAAGCCAACGTGATGCCACTTGCCAAAATGACTGCTATCTCATTATAGTTGATCTGTAAATTGTATTTAGCGCGCAttgttgtaataaaataaaatattaaacttggGCAATTGAATGTGCACGCAAACTTACCAAGTCAGTCAAGTGATATTTGCGTGGCTCACTTACACTAGCAGTGTTGTACAGCACCACTACATACGTCATCAATTGTATGGGAAACGTAATGCGGGAAAGAAATAGCACAGGTCTCATTGTGGTAAGCAACTGCAGCACCGAGTTTTCGCCCTTTGGAAACATGAAAATACACCAAGCCAATGCTAAGCCCAGAATAAGTGGACACCAAGCGGCATAAGAGGCAGCTTCACCAGCTGTGTAAACGAAATCGGTGCGCATGCCCGTCGAGGGTGACCAGAAGCACCAGATCAAGCTCAGTGTGGCACATAACCAGCCAACGGGTACAAGTTCGCTAGCGATTTCCAACGTACCAGCTTGAGAGCGATGTATCAGGCCAGTACCGATGCCAAGTAGATAGGACGTTGCGCGACTTATCGGCGATGAGAAGAGTAGATTGGCCGTGCGATAGAATTTGCTAACGCTATGTGTATGGAAAAGGTGAATAGTAAGTATACTTGGATTATAAGTGGACCAGTAAGCAACACGGCACTCACTTCATGCCATGAAACAAGGTTATCGATAGGTATTCGCGTTGTGTGCGCGAGTAACGTGCGGCCACAGACATTGCATGTAGAGCGCCATAGATGAAGAATGCCGCATCCGCATCGGTGTAGTAGAGCCACACAATCAAAGGACCCAGCAAGTAGAGTTGCACTTCAAGTGCTAATTGTATGGTCATTGGCGAACACTGCAAACCatcaagttttttaattttttaaactatgaGTAGAGGTGAATTGGGTTTAATTTTCACTTACAGTTTCCTCAAAATCGATTGCATTCTGTACGCTGAAAAAGTTTCGCCACATTTGTTGCTCACACAAGCGCGTATTTTGACCAATCAAATTAGTCCAAAGCGGGCCGGCGCCAATTAGTGGAAGAATATAGGTTTGGAAGAACAGTACGACATACAAAGTAGGCAGGTATCTAAGAGAGTGTTGCGTTACATAGGCCAAACAAGAGATGTGTTAGGGTGATACacttaaaatattagtttggggaaaaagaaatccattatttttattttttattttgcgcaaatggcttaTTTTATGGTCGTTCTTTGGGTGATCTGGGGTATAAACGCGGGTTTTAGAAATGCTGAAGTAGCCGTTATCTGTAATCTAACTCCTCAATTCCTACTCTCACATCCACGTGGTACATCCTGGTAACCTGAGCAACCATGCTGGAGATGAGGTAACCAATCCGCATGGGAGGTACGGTCAGGGCTAACGAAGGAGGGATCTTCGGGGGAGTTACTTCGTCATATATGATTTAAAGAACCCCCGAAGTTTTGCAGCGTCTGTCTCGGAACGTGCGGTCGCAAAAGGCGTCTGATCCGCAGGTTAGAGGAGGCCTCCTTTTATAGGTTATCTGGTTACCTTACAGGTGGTGCTTATCAGATCTTCCTTAGGCTTGTATCCTATTGAACCTCTCCGCCTTGCTCGAGCTAATCTGAGTTTTAGATAAAACATGAATGTAAACCCCAAGGGAAACCcacatttttgtggaaaatgcACCTACTTCGGCAGCATGCACATGGGATTTAGAAGTGCAAGCTTTATGTACAAACGAAAATGGAATTGGTTCTACAATTGAAACCTCTAGAACGCGCAAATTGAGGCACTATGTCCCATCGGGGAGCACAGGAATTAAGAGAGATGGTCAATCTTTAGCTCTGCGTGATGCTACGAATACTAACATACCGGtccacttcgattatttctgtgattttatcgacacttTCGATGACGGGCCTGCCTGTGCGAGGTGGATCTTTAGCAACAAAAATATCTGCACAGAATCaaggaaaccaaaattgcacgtaattaattCATGCATTTTCCGTTTTATCAAAGAAATACTGtaaaatttgccgaattctCTCTTTACTGAATTCCATTGTTAAcatcctgtaactcacaacggaatggaacaaacaaaaaacagcaaacgaattttttagtGTAGAATGTCACCtcgacaacgagcataaactttaagttGGTTGATCgacactttacgagatatcgatcactacatccatctaccgagaaaataatggatttcttttcccccaacttaatatttatatacttatatgtacctCGATATTTTCAAGGTCAAACGTTTTAGTAGCTGAATATGCGTTTTTTGCTCCATTTCTTCGGCCAATTGGTAAGCAATCAAGAAACCACTTATCATCAGAAGCACATCCATGTAGATCATTGGCGTACGGAATAGGATGCTTTGCGGTTGTTCCAGTGCTCGCACTAGTTTATCACGATTGATGAGGGGCAAATGTCCAATCATGAGATATTTGAGACTTATATAGAGTGCGAATGTAGCACCCAGTTTGAGCACATTGAAGATGGGAAATTGGGCTCCGGAGTCATCACTGGCGAGCAGTGCGGCAAATGTGCGCTGTGGTGAGAAAGCACCGATGACGTCTCGTAGCATGGCAGTGAGTGACTGAAACACTGGAAATATAAGTAATTATTAgtgttattttacaaaatatataaccAGAGTAATTTCACCGCTATCAGTTGAATTGTGTTGTTCGTCTTCGGTGTTCGCTTCTACATTAACTTCGTTCTCGTTACCAGCCTCCTGTGCTTCTACTGTACTCTCGCTGCCTTTGCGTTTGCCATCTGATTCGGCTTCACTGTTCGGTAGTTTGCTAAGCAGCCACGTTTTCATTTTGGAGTAGTTTGCATTAAGTAAAGAACCGACACACAATAGCACAAGTCCACAAACGCCAGCACTACGTACACACAGATTTGTGTGTTTTTGGAAATAGAAAAtctgtattaaaatatgttaaCGATCCTTGAAAGAGTTGCATACATTGCCAGTGCGAGTTTCTGATCCTTTTTGATTAGTTTCATGAGCTTAACATTCGATCGCGTATAACAATCGTCATCGTTGACTTCCACATGAAATTCCACACCTGTTGCATTGTAGGATCGCAAGTTCGCTTCGATCATTTGCTGCACCACTTCGCCGCTGCAGAGGTGTGGTATGCAAATGCCCCAGTTGGCAACGTCATAGCGTGGAACAAAATGACTGGGCTATTTGGAAATAAATACGCATTCAATTAACTCACAATTCGTCAGTCTTCATATACAAATAGAGAACCTCCTTGATCATGACGAGTTCGATACGTTCATATTCAGGTTTGAAGTGTGTAGAGCGAAGGGATCTATGGATTCCTTTCTTGGTTTATGCTCAAACGCTCTAACTGGCTGAATACGAGATAGTTGCATTACTAAAATATATCGGAAGGCAAAGGTCTTGGCACACTGTCTATCACACGTACCTCCAGGAGCGCTCCGCAAAATGCATGTTAAAGGGATTAGATTAGCTtgatttgaggtttgcacttcgacctcatagtttttttgtgtgccctctactcatcacagtacgtCATCCAGACCCAGCCCCTTTATTAAACGTAAGATAGGGCTGGGGTGGACTGAGCATATGCGCCTTTCCTTTGACTGCAaatggccgagatgtctcaaaCTACAGCGCTGTATTCAAGGAAACGGTGCATTGGAGTGTCCTGGGATTGGCCGCAGATACCCAAAGAATCAGTGGACCATATTCCGATCATATGCAGATGACTGCACAGTCTGCAATAGTCTGTGGGAATGCCCCTGAGTACTCTCAGTTCATCCTTGcggagggttatgagttttcTAAACCTCTCTTGGTTGTACCCCCGCGGTAAAGATCCAGGCGAAATCTGTGGCGCCATAGCTGGATGCCAACTAACCTTCCTTAcccttagctcttcactcctaagcttcttCTTGCTGGTGTattgtcccatagcaaggaaaGCTTTCGGCATTGTTTGCTTGGAGACAGCAGGAGAgtcatttcttaattttggaaatCAATGTTTCATTGGAACTAGGTCTAGAATAACCTAGAATCTCAACGGATGGATCAAAATCAGAGCTTGGCTACGGAACGGGGGATATTTGTTGAACAGGACAACGTCAAACTTTTCTATACCGTAGGGAGGTACACTACAGTCTTTCAAGCATAACTGTTTGCAATGCTTAATATGCAAAATGGCCCTATACCCAGCAGGACAAACTACGGCGAGGCACTGCCTGTTGCAGACACTCTAAGGCTACCTTCTCTAAATGATATTGATAATAAATCTTCAGCATTCATCTGTTCACTCAACTGCAGTCGATAAAAACAGAATATAGATTCGGTTTTACCTCTTATGTCTGCAggataaatacaaatacactGCTCAACATTTCATCAGAAGCTGCCATTTACGTTGGTTTGTTTGTAGAAAGCGATTGAAGCGAACTGTATTTCTAAAATGATAATCAAATTGGAAAAGTTGGTTTATTTTCCGTTTATTCGATTCCTGTTGGGCGATTAGATTAGATTCATGTACCTAATATTTGCATGGTCAGACCATACTTGTAACCTTACTGTGCCATACTTCAAGTATTCTGCTACGTCAAGAatgtttttcgcttttttcttAAGCCTTAATCAGTGTTCAATTACCTTTACTTCCGC comes from Anastrepha ludens isolate Willacy chromosome 3, idAnaLude1.1, whole genome shotgun sequence and encodes:
- the LOC128856948 gene encoding nose resistant to fluoxetine protein 6-like, with the translated sequence MSDRSGSDSSPSQPPLIAATFNVKKLLLCALLVFFVFPHTSYEFFQFGGEAKGGSVGHVVDAIKPIAKRPFEKKFKFHKIERVYIDDEDDKDDEGSEDDGDDKNDDVSDDIKKEADDTSQHMDVSAQATESDEMPFKRARMAHKERRDATSAVKEEKKRSTPKKQRVTTAGDRDKSEETKTFFGSLFSSFFGGGGGGRSVGGSAERVGDKKQKSTSEEEKSVEKTEPTNGIIDWLKWLSERGEPAEQQESVPAASTEDAESWLSYFDRWPFNSFFPIGKPAKPIRMPRNNHESKQAGSQENGDSNESLPAMSQENFETVLQKLPSFVVNPTQATNAECRQQLQIFHRQLRGNKFWTLQMLDASGKISSGLLRGNLNQFGDFDQCMQIKTVIKVTPENPVRIRGKYCLAHIEMQTSAKELKLPLHYAQGRGLWRSHFGNPSHFVPRYDVANWGICIPHLCSGEVVQQMIEANLRSYNATGVEFHVEVNDDDCYTRSNVKLMKLIKKDQKLALAIAGVCGLVLLCVGSLLNANYSKMKTWLLSKLPNSEAESDGKRKGSESTVEAQEAGNENEVNVEANTEDEQHNSTDSVFQSLTAMLRDVIGAFSPQRTFAALLASDDSGAQFPIFNVLKLGATFALYISLKYLMIGHLPLINRDKLVRALEQPQSILFRTPMIYMDVLLMISGFLIAYQLAEEMEQKTHIQLLKRLTLKISRYLPTLYVVLFFQTYILPLIGAGPLWTNLIGQNTRLCEQQMWRNFFSVQNAIDFEETCSPMTIQLALEVQLYLLGPLIVWLYYTDADAAFFIYGALHAMSVAARYSRTQREYLSITLFHGMNVSKFYRTANLLFSSPISRATSYLLGIGTGLIHRSQAGTLEIASELVPVGWLCATLSLIWCFWSPSTGMRTDFVYTAGEAASYAAWCPLILGLALAWCIFMFPKGENSVLQLLTTMRPVLFLSRITFPIQLMTYVVVLYNTASVSEPRKYHLTDLINYNEIAVILASGITLAFLIDVPAQYIRKVIINRLFVERLAREHDQENEPSSGAEVSEAEAEAEAEAEAEENNEEHEDQAEDNVANISVTAENTEDLEGNNNVEVSGDEETVTAVEEDDVTDKETEITEEDEVKKRPAEIENEEGTMSYTRRRRRISDD